From a region of the Mycobacterium intracellulare ATCC 13950 genome:
- a CDS encoding protoporphyrinogen oxidase produces MTSRSYCVVGGGISGLTAAYRLRMSLGDDAAITLFDPGERLGGILRTELVGGAPMDLGAEAFVLRRPELPALLDELNLTGHQLVSTGARPLIYSGQRLRPLPTGTVVGIPSSAASVAGLVDEATVARIDAEPSRPLEWVAGSDPAVADLVGDRFGDQVVARSVDPLLSGVYAGSAATIGLRAAAPTVAAALDRGAASLTDAVGRALPPATGAPVFGALDGGYRVLVEELAARARPRWVRAAASRLERADAGWAVFDDTGARWLADAVILAVPVHESCRLLGGIAPRSVAAAGRIASASSVVLALAVPADTAFPDCSGVLVATGERLRAKAITLSSRKWGARADVQLLRLSFGRFGDHVAASTSDDELLAWALGDVATVFGLDVDPVDVRVQRWIDAMPQYGPGHAELVAEVRAGLPPTLAVAGSYLDGIGVPACVGAAGRAAEDVIRAIGGPDPEVAR; encoded by the coding sequence ATGACTTCCCGCTCGTATTGCGTTGTCGGGGGCGGGATTTCGGGTCTGACGGCGGCCTACCGGCTGCGCATGTCCCTCGGCGACGACGCGGCCATCACGCTGTTCGACCCGGGGGAGCGGCTCGGCGGGATCCTGCGCACCGAGCTGGTCGGCGGGGCGCCGATGGATCTGGGCGCCGAGGCGTTCGTGCTGCGCCGACCCGAGCTGCCGGCGCTGCTGGACGAGCTGAATCTGACTGGGCACCAACTGGTTTCGACCGGTGCCCGCCCGCTGATCTACAGCGGGCAACGGCTGCGCCCGCTGCCCACCGGCACGGTCGTGGGCATCCCGTCGTCGGCGGCGTCGGTGGCCGGATTGGTCGACGAGGCGACCGTCGCCCGCATCGACGCCGAACCCTCCCGCCCGTTGGAGTGGGTCGCCGGCAGCGATCCCGCGGTGGCCGACCTGGTGGGCGACCGGTTCGGCGACCAGGTGGTCGCGCGGTCGGTGGACCCGCTGCTGAGCGGGGTCTACGCGGGCTCGGCGGCCACCATCGGCCTGCGGGCGGCCGCGCCGACCGTGGCCGCGGCGCTGGACCGTGGCGCCGCCAGCCTGACCGACGCCGTCGGGCGGGCCCTGCCGCCGGCCACCGGCGCGCCGGTGTTCGGCGCGCTCGACGGCGGGTACCGGGTGCTGGTCGAGGAGCTCGCCGCGCGCGCCCGGCCGCGCTGGGTGCGCGCCGCCGCGTCGCGGCTCGAGCGCGCCGACGCGGGCTGGGCGGTGTTCGACGACACCGGCGCACGCTGGCTCGCCGACGCGGTGATCCTCGCCGTCCCCGTGCACGAATCGTGCCGCCTGCTCGGCGGCATCGCGCCCCGCAGCGTCGCCGCGGCCGGGCGCATCGCCAGCGCATCGTCGGTGGTGCTGGCGCTGGCCGTGCCGGCTGACACCGCGTTCCCCGACTGCTCGGGCGTGCTGGTGGCCACCGGGGAGCGGTTGCGGGCCAAGGCCATCACGCTGTCGTCCCGCAAGTGGGGCGCCCGGGCCGACGTGCAGCTGCTGCGGTTGTCGTTCGGGCGGTTCGGCGACCACGTGGCGGCCAGCACCTCCGACGACGAGCTGCTGGCCTGGGCGCTGGGAGATGTGGCCACCGTGTTCGGGCTCGACGTCGACCCCGTCGACGTCCGGGTGCAGCGCTGGATCGACGCCATGCCGCAGTACGGCCCCGGCCATGCCGAACTGGTCGCCGAGGTGCGCGCCGGCCTGCCGCCGACGCTCGCGGTGGCGGGCAGCTACCTCGACGGCATCGGCGTGCCCGCCTGCGTCGGCGCGGCCGGGCGCGCGGCCGAGGATGTGATCAGGGCCATCGGAGGCCCGGACCCGGAAGTGGCACGATAG
- the hemQ gene encoding hydrogen peroxide-dependent heme synthase, with translation MAKLDYDSLNSQIRYLMFSVFSVEPGELGEERDDVIDEASTFLKQQEERGVVVRGLYDVAGMRADADFMIWTHAERVEALQATYADFRRTTALGRASSPVWSSVALHRPAEFNKSHIPAFLAGEEPGNYICVYPFVRSYEWYLLPDEERRRMLAEHGMAAREYKDVRANTVPAFALGDYEWILAFEAPELHRIVDLMRELRATDARRHTREETPFFTGPRVAVEQLVKALP, from the coding sequence ATGGCCAAGCTCGACTACGACTCGCTCAACTCCCAGATTCGCTACCTGATGTTCTCGGTTTTCTCGGTGGAGCCGGGTGAGCTGGGCGAGGAGCGCGACGACGTGATCGACGAGGCGTCGACGTTCCTCAAGCAACAGGAGGAGCGCGGGGTCGTGGTGCGCGGGCTCTACGACGTGGCGGGCATGCGGGCCGACGCGGACTTCATGATCTGGACGCACGCCGAACGCGTCGAGGCGCTGCAGGCCACCTACGCCGATTTCCGCCGCACCACCGCGCTGGGGCGGGCCAGCTCGCCCGTGTGGAGCAGCGTCGCCCTGCATCGGCCGGCCGAGTTCAACAAGAGCCACATCCCGGCGTTCCTGGCCGGCGAGGAGCCCGGCAACTACATCTGCGTGTATCCCTTTGTGCGGTCCTATGAGTGGTATCTGCTGCCCGACGAGGAACGCCGCCGCATGCTCGCCGAGCACGGCATGGCCGCCCGCGAATACAAGGACGTCCGCGCCAACACGGTCCCGGCGTTCGCGCTCGGCGACTACGAGTGGATCCTGGCGTTCGAGGCTCCCGAGCTGCACCGCATCGTCGACCTGATGCGCGAGCTGCGCGCCACCGACGCCCGCCGGCACACCCGCGAGGAGACGCCGTTCTTCACCGGCCCCCGGGTGGCCGTCGAGCAGTTGGTGAAAGCCCTGCCATGA
- the hemE gene encoding uroporphyrinogen decarboxylase, translating to MNRPTHTSADTRRDLPESLYLAAAGGRKPRRIPVWFMRQAGRSLPEYRALRAQHDMLSACFDAELVCEITLQPVRRHDVDAAILFSDIVVPLLGAGIDLDIVAGVGPVIESPVRTAADVAAIKPLERHRVQPISDAVSLLVSALGDVPLIGFAGAPFTLASYLIEGGPSRHHARTKAMMLADPDSWHALMEKLTDITVGFLRVQLDAGVDAIQVFDSWAGTLSLANYRAYVQPHSARIFAALAEYGVPMTHFGVGTAELLGAMSEVGATVVGVDWRTSLADAAARVEPGTALQGNLDPVVLLAGWPVVERAARAVVDDGRRAVDAGAAGHVFNLGHGVLPETDPAVLTDLVSLVHSL from the coding sequence ATGAACAGGCCCACGCACACCAGTGCGGACACTCGCCGCGACCTTCCCGAGTCGCTGTATCTGGCCGCGGCGGGCGGCCGAAAGCCCCGCCGGATCCCGGTGTGGTTCATGCGGCAGGCCGGCCGGTCGCTGCCCGAATACCGGGCGCTGCGGGCCCAGCACGACATGCTGTCGGCGTGTTTCGACGCCGAGCTGGTCTGCGAGATCACCCTGCAACCGGTGCGTCGGCACGACGTCGACGCGGCGATCCTGTTCTCCGACATCGTGGTGCCGCTGCTCGGCGCCGGCATCGACCTGGACATCGTCGCCGGGGTCGGTCCGGTGATCGAGTCGCCGGTGCGCACCGCGGCCGACGTCGCCGCGATCAAACCGCTTGAGCGGCACCGGGTTCAACCGATTTCCGACGCCGTGTCGCTGCTGGTGTCCGCCCTCGGCGATGTTCCGCTGATCGGATTCGCCGGCGCGCCGTTCACCCTGGCGTCCTACCTGATCGAGGGCGGGCCCAGCCGCCACCACGCGCGCACGAAGGCGATGATGCTGGCCGATCCCGACAGCTGGCATGCGTTGATGGAGAAGCTGACCGACATCACCGTCGGCTTCTTGCGGGTGCAACTGGATGCCGGGGTGGACGCGATCCAGGTGTTCGACTCGTGGGCCGGGACGCTGTCGTTGGCCAACTACCGCGCCTACGTGCAGCCGCACAGCGCCCGGATCTTCGCCGCCCTGGCCGAGTACGGCGTGCCGATGACGCACTTCGGCGTCGGCACGGCCGAACTGCTGGGCGCGATGTCGGAGGTCGGCGCGACGGTGGTGGGCGTGGATTGGCGAACCTCGCTCGCCGACGCGGCGGCCCGGGTGGAGCCCGGCACGGCGCTGCAGGGCAACCTCGATCCGGTGGTCCTGCTGGCTGGCTGGCCGGTGGTCGAACGCGCGGCGCGCGCCGTCGTCGACGACGGTCGGCGCGCGGTCGACGCCGGCGCCGCCGGTCACGTCTTCAACCTCGGCCACGGCGTGCTGCCCGAGACCGACCCCGCAGTGCTGACCGACCTGGTGTCGCTGGTCCATTCGCTATGA
- the dxs gene encoding 1-deoxy-D-xylulose-5-phosphate synthase, with protein MLEQIRGPADLQHLSAHQLRELAAEIREFLIHKVAATGGHLGPNLGVVELTLALHRVFDSPHDPIIFDTGHQAYVHKMLTGRSHEFETLRKKGGLSGYPSRAESEHDWVESSHASAALSYADGLAKAFELSGHRNRHVVAVVGDGALTGGMCWEALNNIAASGRPVIIVVNDNGRSYAPTIGGVADHLATLRLQPVYEQALERGRDALRALPLVGRLAYRVMHSVKAGIKDSLSPQLLFTDLGLKYVGPVDGHDERAVEAALRHARGFGRPVIVHVVTRKGMGYAPAEDDEAEQMHSCGVIDPLTGQATSVPGPGWTATFSDALIGYARKRRDIVAITAAMPGPTGLTPFGQQFPDRLFDVGIAEQHAMTSAAGLAMGGMHPVVAIYSTFLNRAFDQIMMDVALHRLPVTMVLDRAGITGSDGASHNGMWDLSMLGIVPGMRAAAPRDATRLREELGEALEVDDGPTALRFPKGDVGEDIPAIERRGSGISGVDVLAVPAGGCNHDVLLVGVGAFARMALAVAKRLQDQGIGVTVIDPRWVLPVSDNLLDLAARHKLVVTCEDNGVNGGVGSAVSAALRRAEIDVPCRDVGLPQRFYEHASRGELLADLALTDQDVARRITGWVAALGSSEAEAEIREHLD; from the coding sequence ATGCTGGAACAGATCCGCGGGCCCGCTGATCTGCAGCACCTTTCTGCGCATCAGCTCCGCGAATTGGCCGCCGAGATTCGCGAGTTCCTGATTCACAAGGTCGCTGCCACCGGCGGACATCTCGGGCCCAATCTCGGCGTGGTCGAACTGACGCTCGCGCTGCACCGCGTGTTCGACTCGCCGCACGATCCGATCATCTTCGACACCGGCCATCAGGCCTACGTCCACAAGATGCTGACGGGACGTTCCCACGAGTTCGAAACCCTCCGCAAAAAGGGTGGGCTGTCCGGGTATCCGTCGCGCGCCGAGAGCGAACACGACTGGGTGGAGTCCAGCCACGCCAGCGCCGCGCTGTCCTACGCCGACGGACTGGCCAAGGCCTTCGAGCTGAGCGGGCACCGCAACCGGCACGTGGTCGCGGTGGTCGGCGACGGGGCGCTGACCGGTGGCATGTGCTGGGAGGCGCTGAACAACATCGCCGCGTCGGGCCGCCCGGTGATCATCGTCGTCAACGACAACGGGCGCAGCTACGCCCCGACGATCGGCGGCGTGGCCGACCATCTCGCCACGCTGCGGCTGCAACCGGTCTACGAGCAGGCCCTGGAAAGGGGCCGCGACGCGCTGCGGGCGCTGCCGCTGGTCGGCCGGCTCGCCTACCGGGTGATGCACAGCGTCAAGGCCGGCATCAAGGACTCGTTGTCACCGCAGCTGCTGTTCACCGACCTGGGGCTGAAGTACGTGGGCCCCGTCGACGGCCACGACGAACGCGCGGTGGAGGCCGCGCTGCGCCACGCCCGCGGCTTCGGGCGCCCGGTGATCGTGCACGTGGTGACCCGCAAGGGGATGGGCTACGCGCCCGCCGAGGACGACGAAGCCGAGCAGATGCATTCCTGCGGGGTGATCGATCCCCTTACCGGCCAGGCGACCAGCGTCCCCGGCCCGGGCTGGACGGCGACCTTCTCCGATGCGCTCATCGGCTACGCCCGCAAGCGCCGCGACATCGTCGCCATCACCGCGGCCATGCCCGGCCCCACCGGGCTGACGCCGTTCGGGCAGCAGTTTCCCGATCGCCTGTTCGACGTCGGCATCGCCGAGCAGCACGCCATGACGTCGGCGGCCGGCCTGGCCATGGGCGGGATGCACCCGGTGGTGGCCATCTATTCGACGTTCCTCAACCGCGCCTTCGACCAGATCATGATGGACGTGGCGCTGCACCGGCTGCCCGTCACCATGGTGCTGGACCGGGCCGGGATCACCGGATCCGACGGCGCCAGCCACAACGGCATGTGGGACCTGTCGATGCTGGGCATCGTGCCCGGCATGCGGGCGGCCGCCCCCCGCGACGCCACCCGGTTGCGCGAGGAACTCGGTGAGGCGCTCGAGGTCGACGACGGGCCGACGGCGCTGCGCTTCCCCAAAGGTGATGTGGGCGAGGACATCCCGGCGATCGAGCGCCGTGGTTCCGGCATCTCGGGTGTCGACGTGCTCGCGGTCCCGGCCGGCGGATGCAACCACGACGTGCTGCTGGTGGGCGTCGGCGCGTTCGCGCGGATGGCGCTGGCGGTGGCCAAGCGACTGCAGGATCAGGGGATCGGCGTCACGGTCATCGACCCGCGCTGGGTGCTGCCGGTCTCGGACAACCTGCTCGACCTGGCGGCGCGGCACAAACTGGTCGTCACCTGCGAGGACAACGGGGTCAACGGCGGCGTGGGCTCTGCGGTGTCGGCCGCCCTGCGCCGCGCCGAGATCGACGTTCCGTGCCGCGACGTCGGCCTGCCGCAGCGGTTCTACGAACACGCCTCCCGGGGCGAGCTGCTGGCCGACCTGGCCCTGACGGATCAGGACGTGGCACGCCGCATCACCGGGTGGGTCGCCGCCCTGGGCAGCAGCGAGGCGGAAGCCGAGATCCGGGAGCACCTCGACTAG
- a CDS encoding CBS domain-containing protein codes for MRAEQIAEDFPVVSIDADALEAARMLAEHRLPGLLVTDGSGRPYAVLPASQVVRFIVPRYVQDDPSLAGVLNESTADRCAEKLSGKKVRDVLPDHLVDVPPAHADDTIIEVAALMARLRSPLVAVVKDGGLVGVITASRVLAAALKT; via the coding sequence GTGCGTGCCGAGCAGATCGCCGAGGACTTCCCCGTCGTCAGCATCGACGCGGACGCGCTGGAAGCCGCCCGGATGCTGGCCGAGCACCGGCTGCCCGGGCTGTTGGTCACCGACGGTTCGGGGCGCCCTTACGCGGTGCTGCCCGCCTCCCAGGTCGTCCGCTTCATCGTGCCGCGTTACGTGCAGGACGACCCGTCGCTGGCCGGCGTGCTCAACGAATCGACCGCCGACCGCTGCGCGGAAAAATTGAGCGGCAAGAAGGTGCGCGACGTGTTGCCCGACCACCTGGTCGACGTGCCCCCGGCCCACGCCGACGACACCATCATCGAAGTGGCCGCGCTCATGGCGCGACTGCGCAGCCCGCTCGTCGCGGTGGTCAAAGACGGCGGACTGGTCGGGGTGATCACGGCATCGCGGGTGCTCGCCGCCGCGCTGAAAACCTGA
- a CDS encoding ArsB/NhaD family transporter: MSFIAILVFVVAYVLIASDRVNKTFVALAGAAIVVTLPIIRSDDVFYSHETGIDWDVIFLLLGMMIIVSVLRQTGVFEYVAIWSAKRARGSPLRVMILLALVTAIASALLDNVTTVLLVAPVTLLVCERLAINAAPFLMAEVFASNVGGAATLVGDPPNIIIASRAGLTFNDFLVHLAPIVVIVLAVLMVLLPRLFPGAFSVDPDRVADVMSLEEKEAIRDPRLLVTCGIVLLAVFTAFIAHSPLHMEPSMVALLGAGILVVASRLKPSDYLSSVEWDTLLFFAGLFIMVGALVKTGVVKELARVLISASGGNTLAATMIILVASAVISGVVDNVPYAATMAPVVADLVPALTDHANPGALWWSLALGTDFGGNLTAIGASANIVMLGIAHRSDNPISFWEFTRKGALVTAVSIALAALYVWLRYFAMA, translated from the coding sequence ATGAGCTTCATCGCGATCCTGGTCTTCGTGGTCGCCTATGTCCTGATCGCCAGCGACCGCGTCAACAAGACATTCGTGGCCCTCGCCGGCGCCGCGATCGTGGTCACCCTGCCGATCATCCGATCCGACGACGTCTTCTACTCACACGAAACCGGAATCGATTGGGACGTCATCTTTTTGCTGCTCGGCATGATGATCATCGTCAGCGTGCTGCGGCAGACCGGCGTGTTCGAGTACGTGGCGATCTGGTCGGCCAAACGCGCCCGCGGCTCGCCGTTGCGCGTCATGATCCTGCTGGCCCTGGTGACCGCGATCGCCTCGGCCCTGCTCGACAACGTCACCACCGTGTTGCTGGTCGCCCCGGTGACGCTGTTGGTGTGCGAACGACTGGCGATCAACGCGGCGCCCTTTTTGATGGCCGAGGTGTTCGCATCGAATGTCGGCGGCGCGGCAACGTTGGTGGGCGATCCGCCCAACATCATCATCGCCAGCAGGGCCGGTCTGACGTTCAACGACTTTCTCGTTCATCTGGCGCCGATCGTGGTCATCGTCCTCGCCGTCCTGATGGTGTTGTTGCCGCGCCTTTTTCCCGGGGCGTTCAGCGTCGACCCCGATCGGGTTGCCGACGTGATGTCGCTGGAGGAAAAGGAGGCCATCCGCGACCCCCGGCTGCTCGTCACGTGCGGGATCGTCTTGCTGGCGGTGTTCACCGCGTTCATCGCGCACTCGCCGCTGCATATGGAACCCTCCATGGTGGCGCTGCTGGGCGCCGGGATCCTGGTCGTGGCGTCACGACTCAAGCCGTCCGATTACCTGTCCAGCGTGGAGTGGGACACGCTGCTGTTCTTCGCCGGCCTGTTCATCATGGTCGGCGCGCTGGTGAAGACGGGAGTCGTCAAAGAGCTTGCCCGCGTGCTGATCTCCGCCAGCGGAGGAAACACCCTGGCCGCGACGATGATCATCCTGGTCGCGTCGGCCGTCATCAGCGGGGTCGTGGACAACGTCCCCTACGCCGCGACGATGGCGCCGGTGGTGGCCGACCTGGTGCCCGCCCTGACCGATCACGCCAACCCCGGCGCCCTGTGGTGGTCACTCGCGCTGGGCACGGACTTCGGCGGCAACCTGACCGCCATCGGCGCCAGCGCCAACATCGTCATGCTCGGGATCGCCCACCGCTCCGACAACCCCATCTCCTTCTGGGAATTCACCCGCAAGGGCGCGCTCGTCACCGCCGTCTCCATCGCGCTGGCCGCGCTGTATGTGTGGCTGCGGTATTTCGCGATGGCCTAG
- a CDS encoding class I SAM-dependent methyltransferase: MTAPFDPTDPTRFEQMYRDDRTSHGLPTATPWDIGGPQPVVQQLVALGAIKGEVLDPGTGPGHHAIYYASKGYSATGIDGSAGAIERARANAEKAGVSVNFEVADATKLDGFDGHFDTVVDCAFYHTFSTEPQLRRSYAEALRRATRPGARLYMFEFGEHNINGFKMLRSLSESDFRDVLPDAGWDITYLGTTTYQVNISAESIELMAARNPDMADEAAKLLERFRAMEPWLDGSRVYAPFWEVHATRVD, translated from the coding sequence ATGACAGCGCCGTTCGATCCGACCGACCCCACCCGTTTCGAGCAGATGTACCGCGACGACCGGACGTCGCACGGCCTGCCCACCGCCACGCCGTGGGACATCGGCGGCCCGCAACCGGTGGTCCAGCAACTCGTGGCGTTGGGCGCGATCAAAGGCGAGGTGCTCGATCCGGGCACCGGCCCCGGTCACCACGCCATCTACTACGCCTCGAAGGGCTATTCGGCGACCGGCATCGACGGCTCGGCCGGCGCCATCGAGCGCGCCCGGGCGAACGCCGAAAAGGCCGGGGTATCAGTCAATTTCGAGGTGGCTGACGCCACGAAGCTGGACGGGTTCGACGGCCACTTCGACACCGTGGTGGACTGCGCCTTCTATCACACGTTCAGCACCGAGCCGCAGCTGCGACGGTCCTACGCCGAGGCGCTGCGGCGCGCCACCAGGCCGGGTGCGCGGCTGTACATGTTCGAGTTCGGCGAACACAACATCAACGGCTTCAAGATGCTGCGGTCGTTGTCCGAGAGCGACTTTCGCGACGTGCTGCCCGACGCCGGGTGGGACATCACGTATCTGGGCACGACCACCTACCAGGTCAACATCAGCGCCGAGTCCATCGAGTTGATGGCCGCGCGCAACCCCGACATGGCCGACGAGGCGGCGAAGTTGCTGGAACGGTTCCGCGCCATGGAACCCTGGCTCGACGGCAGCCGGGTGTACGCGCCGTTCTGGGAAGTGCACGCCACGCGGGTCGACTGA
- a CDS encoding ribonuclease D: protein MGEPSPDGPGSSAPGSTEPAPTPLPRPAEGVPPISVSVYEIEAAAERLDRGRGPFAVDAERASGFRYSNRAYLIQIRRAGSGTVLIDPVSHGRDPLEALRPVAEVLGTDEWILHSADQDLPCLAEVGMRPPALYDTELAGRLAGFERVNLATMVERLLGFGLAKGHGAADWSKRPLPAEWLNYAALDVELLIELRAAIAEVLAGQGKTDWAAQEFDYLRDTGSKDPGAAARRDRWRRTSGIHRVRDKRGLAAVRELWLTRDQIAQRRDIAPRRILPDSAIIDAALANPTTVEELVALPVFGGRNQRRSAATWLAALEAARQNKNPPVDAEPPNGPPPPARWSRRKPEAAARLEAARAALSEVSERVHVPTENLVSPDLVRRLCWDWEAAPDPFEAVEAFLRAGQARPWQRELVDPVLARALQAEGTESAD, encoded by the coding sequence ATGGGCGAACCGTCGCCCGACGGGCCGGGCAGCAGCGCGCCCGGCAGCACCGAACCCGCCCCCACCCCACTTCCGCGCCCGGCCGAAGGCGTCCCGCCCATCTCGGTGAGCGTGTACGAAATCGAGGCCGCGGCAGAGCGCCTGGACCGTGGGCGCGGGCCGTTCGCGGTGGACGCCGAGCGGGCGTCGGGTTTCCGCTACTCCAACCGGGCCTACCTGATCCAGATCCGCCGGGCGGGCTCCGGCACCGTGCTGATCGACCCGGTGAGCCACGGCCGCGACCCGCTGGAGGCGCTGCGGCCGGTGGCCGAGGTGCTGGGCACCGACGAATGGATCCTGCACTCGGCCGATCAGGACCTGCCCTGTTTGGCGGAGGTGGGCATGCGGCCGCCCGCGCTGTATGACACCGAGCTCGCGGGCCGCCTGGCCGGGTTCGAGCGCGTGAACCTGGCCACCATGGTCGAGCGGCTGCTGGGTTTCGGGCTGGCCAAGGGCCACGGCGCGGCGGACTGGTCCAAGCGCCCCCTGCCCGCCGAATGGCTCAATTACGCCGCGCTGGACGTGGAACTGCTCATCGAGCTGCGCGCGGCGATCGCGGAGGTCCTCGCCGGGCAGGGCAAAACCGATTGGGCCGCACAGGAATTCGACTACCTGCGGGACACGGGTTCGAAAGATCCGGGTGCCGCGGCGCGACGGGACCGGTGGCGACGAACGTCGGGAATCCATCGGGTGCGCGACAAGCGCGGCCTGGCCGCGGTGCGCGAATTGTGGTTGACGCGCGACCAGATCGCGCAGCGCCGCGACATCGCGCCGCGGCGCATCCTTCCGGACTCGGCCATCATCGACGCCGCGCTGGCCAACCCTACGACCGTCGAGGAACTGGTCGCCCTGCCCGTGTTCGGGGGGCGCAATCAACGCCGCAGCGCCGCGACGTGGCTGGCGGCGCTGGAGGCCGCGCGCCAGAACAAGAATCCGCCCGTGGACGCCGAACCGCCGAACGGGCCGCCGCCGCCGGCGCGGTGGAGCCGGCGCAAACCGGAGGCCGCCGCGCGGCTCGAGGCCGCGCGGGCGGCGCTGTCGGAGGTCTCCGAGCGGGTGCACGTCCCCACCGAGAACCTGGTCTCGCCGGACCTGGTGCGACGGCTGTGCTGGGACTGGGAGGCCGCGCCGGATCCGTTCGAGGCCGTCGAGGCGTTTCTGCGGGCCGGGCAGGCCCGGCCCTGGCAGCGGGAGTTGGTGGATCCCGTGCTGGCCCGGGCGCTGCAGGCGGAAGGCACCGAAAGCGCCGACTAG
- a CDS encoding enoyl-CoA hydratase/isomerase family protein: MPVSQPPANYDEFPSLRCELGENGVLTLVLDSPGLNSVGPQMHRDLADIWPVIDRDPAVRVVLVRGEGKAFSSGGSFDLIAETIGEYEGRIRIMREARDLVHNMINCDTPVVSAIRGPAVGAGLVVALLADISVAGRTAKLIDGHTKLGVAAGDHAAICWPLLVGMAKAKYYLLTCETLLGEEAERIGLVSTCVDDDDVLSTATRIAENLAQGAQNAIQWTKRSLNHWYRMMGPTFETSVGLEFLSFSGPDVQEGLAAHREKRPARFTGGSAT, translated from the coding sequence ATGCCGGTCAGCCAGCCCCCAGCCAACTACGACGAGTTCCCCAGCCTGCGGTGCGAGCTCGGTGAGAACGGCGTGCTGACGCTGGTTCTCGACTCCCCGGGGCTGAATTCGGTGGGCCCGCAGATGCATCGCGACCTCGCCGACATCTGGCCGGTGATCGATCGCGACCCGGCCGTGCGCGTCGTCCTGGTCCGCGGCGAGGGCAAGGCCTTTTCCTCCGGCGGCAGCTTCGACCTGATCGCCGAGACCATCGGCGAGTACGAGGGCCGGATCCGCATCATGCGCGAAGCCCGCGACCTGGTGCACAACATGATCAACTGCGACACCCCGGTCGTGTCGGCGATCCGGGGACCGGCGGTGGGTGCGGGCCTGGTGGTGGCGCTGCTGGCCGACATCTCGGTGGCGGGCCGGACCGCGAAGCTGATCGACGGGCACACCAAGCTCGGCGTGGCCGCCGGCGACCACGCCGCGATCTGCTGGCCGCTGCTGGTCGGCATGGCCAAGGCCAAGTACTACCTGCTGACCTGCGAAACCCTGCTCGGCGAGGAGGCCGAGCGGATCGGCCTGGTCTCCACCTGCGTCGACGACGACGACGTCCTGTCCACCGCCACCCGGATCGCCGAGAACCTGGCGCAGGGCGCGCAGAACGCCATCCAGTGGACCAAGCGCAGCCTCAACCACTGGTACCGCATGATGGGCCCCACCTTCGAGACCTCGGTGGGCCTGGAATTCCTCAGCTTCAGCGGCCCCGACGTGCAGGAAGGCCTGGCCGCCCACCGCGAGAAGCGCCCCGCCCGGTTTACCGGCGGATCTGCCACCTGA